Proteins encoded together in one Chryseobacterium taklimakanense window:
- a CDS encoding bacteriophage T4 gp5 trimerisation domain-containing protein, whose amino-acid sequence MTLNCKNVFINVGENMSTTVGSNQSNTVGQNRDESVGMNSSQSIGMNSTQSVGAMKMTSVVGDASVFITGKLTEMIEGDVHSETMKERNEVSEGKITSQSSGTHEHHSEKIVKNNSGEKSNNY is encoded by the coding sequence ATGACGCTGAACTGTAAGAATGTGTTCATCAACGTCGGAGAAAATATGTCCACAACAGTCGGGTCAAACCAAAGCAATACGGTCGGTCAAAACCGCGATGAAAGCGTTGGGATGAACAGTAGCCAAAGCATCGGGATGAATTCAACACAGAGTGTAGGAGCAATGAAGATGACATCGGTAGTGGGAGATGCAAGTGTTTTCATTACCGGAAAACTGACGGAGATGATCGAGGGGGATGTGCATAGCGAGACGATGAAGGAACGAAATGAAGTGAGTGAAGGAAAAATCACATCACAAAGTTCTGGAACACACGAACACCATTCTGAAAAAATTGTTAAAAATAATAGTGGTGAAAAAAGTAATAACTACTAA